From the genome of Brucella pseudogrignonensis, one region includes:
- a CDS encoding Gfo/Idh/MocA family oxidoreductase, which produces MSEARGFVPDPQVRARDFKIGCIGAGMIMAECHLAAYKEAGFTVAAIASRTKAKAEEVAARWGIATVHDTPEALIGDEAIKIIDIAYPPDQQPALIRKALAQPHIKGILAQKPLALRLEEAIALRDEAAKAGKILSVNQNMRYDQSMRVLKQILDKGELGAPVMATIEMRAIPHWQGFLEDYDRLTLSNMSVHHLDVLRFLFGEPDTITTLTRTDPRTQFEHKDGITVSTLMFPSGVMAVSMEDVWSGPCEESFDSDIYIKWRVEGTDGVAQGTIGWPDGSPSTLTYASKKTTDGKWVSPKWETMWFPHAFIGVMEQLQYAIQSGEPPALSVADNVKTVALIEAGYKSIDEGRTVKLSEISIN; this is translated from the coding sequence ATGAGCGAAGCACGGGGCTTTGTTCCTGATCCGCAGGTGCGGGCTCGGGATTTCAAAATAGGCTGTATTGGCGCAGGCATGATCATGGCCGAGTGCCATCTTGCTGCCTATAAGGAAGCGGGCTTTACGGTCGCGGCAATCGCCTCACGCACCAAGGCAAAGGCCGAAGAGGTCGCCGCGCGTTGGGGTATCGCTACAGTGCACGACACGCCAGAAGCGCTGATTGGCGACGAAGCTATCAAAATCATCGATATTGCTTATCCGCCGGATCAGCAGCCTGCGCTCATTCGCAAAGCGCTTGCGCAGCCACATATCAAGGGCATTCTCGCCCAAAAGCCACTGGCTCTGAGGCTTGAAGAGGCCATTGCGCTTCGCGATGAAGCAGCGAAGGCTGGCAAAATCCTCTCGGTCAATCAGAACATGCGCTACGACCAGTCGATGCGCGTACTGAAGCAAATTCTCGACAAGGGTGAGCTTGGCGCGCCTGTCATGGCGACAATCGAGATGCGTGCCATCCCGCATTGGCAGGGGTTTCTGGAAGATTATGACCGCCTGACACTGTCTAACATGAGCGTGCATCATCTCGATGTGCTGCGCTTCCTGTTTGGTGAACCTGACACCATCACCACGCTGACGCGCACTGACCCCCGCACTCAGTTTGAACACAAGGACGGTATCACCGTTTCAACGCTGATGTTCCCGAGCGGTGTGATGGCTGTTTCGATGGAAGACGTCTGGTCCGGGCCGTGCGAGGAGAGCTTTGACAGCGATATTTACATCAAATGGCGGGTCGAGGGTACGGATGGTGTGGCACAGGGCACGATTGGCTGGCCGGATGGTTCGCCATCAACGCTGACTTATGCCTCCAAAAAGACGACAGACGGCAAATGGGTAAGCCCAAAATGGGAAACCATGTGGTTCCCGCACGCTTTTATCGGTGTGATGGAGCAGCTGCAATACGCCATTCAGTCTGGCGAGCCGCCAGCGCTTTCTGTGGCGGACAATGTGAAGACGGTCGCACTCATTGAGGCTGGCTACAAGTCAATCGATGAAGGCCGCACTGTCAAATTGTCCGAGATATCAATCAATTAA
- a CDS encoding aldose 1-epimerase family protein — MVKLYGEVRSRRDIAASSGSFAQFAGVRLMVLEDGLERGIRMLEFRSGTGLRFTVLVDRALDIADCDYRGMAIGWHSPSGFRHPGLHEYEGEGGLGWMRSFSGLMVTCGLDHILFMYDEAADHYNYKPRQTIKHAIHGRVGTIPAKLTGYGERWEGDECTLWCEGVVTQGTVFGEHLELTRRIEIKAGTNDIKLTDRVTNRGFYRTPHMYCYHINVGHPVLAEGSRYLAPVRDVVWAAHAGEDYKKQSVGYRTLPAPQMQFHEQVWQHEMGADANGEVPVALVNDKLGIGFEVVTRKDQFPCMYEWQNLQAGQYALGIEPATNHVLGHGAARDRGELIWLEHGEERRYDSTFRILGDAASIADTETCIAAIAKQPIEEYPVPSGNHVAIGDRS, encoded by the coding sequence ATGGTGAAGCTTTATGGAGAGGTGAGGTCGCGTCGCGACATCGCCGCGAGCAGTGGCTCTTTTGCGCAATTTGCAGGCGTTCGCCTGATGGTGCTTGAAGACGGATTGGAACGCGGCATAAGAATGCTGGAGTTTCGTTCAGGCACCGGTTTGCGCTTTACCGTTCTGGTTGATCGCGCGCTTGATATTGCCGATTGCGACTATCGTGGCATGGCTATCGGTTGGCATTCTCCGTCCGGTTTCCGCCATCCGGGACTGCATGAATATGAGGGCGAGGGCGGTCTTGGCTGGATGCGTTCTTTCTCCGGCCTGATGGTGACATGCGGTCTGGACCATATCCTCTTTATGTATGACGAGGCGGCGGACCATTATAATTACAAGCCGCGTCAGACGATCAAGCACGCCATTCATGGCCGTGTTGGTACTATTCCTGCAAAGCTGACTGGCTATGGTGAGCGCTGGGAAGGCGACGAATGCACTCTCTGGTGCGAGGGTGTCGTCACACAGGGAACCGTGTTCGGTGAGCATCTCGAACTGACACGCCGCATCGAAATCAAAGCCGGTACGAACGATATCAAGCTGACAGATCGCGTGACCAATCGCGGTTTTTATCGCACGCCGCATATGTATTGTTATCATATTAATGTCGGGCACCCCGTTTTGGCCGAAGGCTCACGTTATTTGGCACCTGTCAGGGATGTGGTCTGGGCGGCTCATGCCGGAGAAGACTACAAAAAGCAGAGCGTCGGATATCGTACGCTGCCTGCGCCGCAGATGCAGTTTCATGAGCAGGTCTGGCAGCATGAAATGGGTGCGGATGCCAATGGTGAAGTGCCGGTTGCGCTGGTCAATGACAAGCTGGGCATCGGTTTTGAAGTCGTTACCCGCAAGGATCAGTTCCCCTGCATGTATGAGTGGCAGAATCTGCAGGCCGGGCAATATGCGCTCGGTATCGAACCTGCGACCAATCACGTTCTGGGACATGGTGCTGCCCGCGACCGCGGCGAACTGATCTGGCTCGAACACGGCGAAGAGCGCCGTTACGATAGCACGTTCCGTATTCTTGGTGATGCGGCGAGCATCGCGGATACAGAAACATGCATTGCCGCAATTGCGAAGCAGCCAATTGAGGAATATCCGGTGCCATCGGGCAATCACGTTGCTATTGGAGACCGCTCATGA
- a CDS encoding ABC transporter permease, translated as MIKALATNRALVAFIGVALVFLLGAALIPGFASLFSIRAMLVLAALLAIAALGQTLVMILGGIDLSIPFVIGFANVVFASLYGDGMSPLLAGIIVLASAGLIGAFSGALSAALSIHPLIVTLGVGTMVQAGVQIWTRGLPTGSAPAFINDFVSLGGSIGPLPFPWLIPFTILLTVGTVFVLRRTIYGRKLYALGSNIKAAELALIRPVAIWASTFGLSAMFAALAGILLLGFTGSSSATVGTPYLFQTVSAVVIGGTALIGGRGGFVGTVAGAIMLMELRTFLIGMGFSDAMVQSSLGILILLLVAAYGRDRHIRNLI; from the coding sequence ATGATTAAGGCACTGGCTACAAATCGCGCGCTGGTCGCCTTCATCGGGGTGGCGCTGGTATTCCTCCTGGGAGCAGCCCTCATTCCGGGCTTTGCCAGCCTTTTCTCCATTCGCGCCATGCTGGTTCTGGCAGCACTGCTTGCGATTGCAGCACTCGGGCAGACGCTGGTGATGATCCTTGGTGGCATCGACCTTTCCATTCCGTTTGTCATCGGCTTTGCCAATGTTGTCTTCGCCAGCCTCTATGGCGATGGAATGTCACCGCTTTTGGCCGGTATTATCGTGCTGGCATCGGCGGGGCTGATCGGTGCGTTTTCCGGCGCATTATCGGCAGCGCTTTCCATCCACCCACTCATCGTCACGCTTGGTGTCGGAACGATGGTTCAAGCAGGCGTACAAATCTGGACACGCGGCTTGCCAACAGGTTCAGCGCCCGCTTTCATCAATGATTTCGTGTCATTGGGTGGCAGCATCGGGCCTTTGCCATTCCCTTGGCTGATCCCGTTTACAATTTTGCTGACCGTTGGCACCGTCTTTGTGTTGCGCCGTACGATTTATGGCCGCAAGCTTTATGCGCTGGGTTCAAATATCAAAGCCGCCGAACTGGCACTGATCAGACCGGTTGCAATCTGGGCAAGCACCTTTGGCCTCAGTGCCATGTTTGCGGCGCTTGCTGGCATTCTTCTGCTCGGCTTCACCGGCTCATCAAGTGCGACAGTGGGCACGCCCTATCTTTTCCAAACGGTTTCTGCGGTCGTTATCGGCGGAACCGCACTGATCGGCGGGCGTGGCGGATTTGTCGGAACGGTGGCTGGCGCGATCATGCTGATGGAACTGCGCACGTTTCTCATCGGCATGGGATTTTCGGACGCCATGGTACAGTCGTCACTCGGTATCCTCATCCTGCTTCTGGTCGCAGCCTATGGCCGTGATCGCCATATCCGCAATCTTATCTGA
- a CDS encoding Xaa-Pro peptidase family protein, which translates to MDERLARTIDAIKASGADWGVFTSPDGIAYASGHVVSIEAGPSPFAGGPAIALVGKNGECGLVVTNLEAETPSWAQIILTYEGFSYKEPTDIFTNYLNAAQDLFTKFGIGGAIAIEQNSFPLSLLPLIDTCRRVSIDDAFKRQRMVKTATEIALLRKAALTASAGQRAFIEHSKAGRSELEIFADIRLGMESRAGERLPLTGDFISGKTRTSAFMGWPTNRIVATGDPLICDLAPRVKGYWGDSCASAMVGKTTNEFEKQFKAVKSALDLAIEIIRPGLGIGELDQKLQAHIAAHGYGYAHHSGHSIGTSVHEWPRLVSYETERFRKDMVVMVEPTAFDPDTGGVRLEFMLHVTENGCKMLTDFEHQMVISH; encoded by the coding sequence TTGGACGAGCGGCTTGCACGGACAATTGATGCCATCAAAGCATCCGGTGCCGATTGGGGCGTTTTTACCAGCCCCGATGGCATCGCCTACGCTTCAGGTCATGTCGTTTCCATTGAAGCGGGGCCATCACCCTTTGCGGGTGGACCTGCCATCGCATTGGTTGGCAAAAACGGCGAATGCGGACTTGTCGTCACCAATCTCGAAGCAGAAACGCCAAGCTGGGCACAGATCATTCTCACATATGAAGGTTTTTCATATAAAGAGCCGACAGACATTTTTACGAACTATCTCAATGCTGCACAGGATCTCTTTACCAAATTTGGTATCGGAGGAGCAATTGCCATAGAGCAGAACAGCTTCCCATTATCCTTGCTCCCACTTATCGACACATGCCGTCGTGTGTCGATTGATGATGCTTTCAAGCGCCAGCGCATGGTGAAAACAGCAACTGAGATCGCGCTATTGCGTAAGGCAGCGCTGACCGCTTCCGCCGGGCAACGCGCGTTTATTGAGCACAGCAAGGCGGGCCGCAGCGAGCTGGAAATATTTGCCGACATCAGGCTCGGCATGGAAAGCAGAGCTGGTGAACGCCTGCCACTTACCGGCGATTTCATATCCGGCAAAACCCGCACATCAGCATTCATGGGCTGGCCAACAAACCGTATCGTTGCCACCGGTGACCCACTCATCTGCGATCTCGCACCGCGCGTCAAAGGCTATTGGGGCGACAGCTGCGCATCGGCAATGGTGGGCAAAACAACTAATGAGTTTGAGAAACAGTTCAAGGCCGTAAAATCGGCGCTTGATCTGGCAATCGAAATCATCCGCCCAGGCCTTGGCATCGGTGAACTGGATCAAAAATTGCAGGCCCATATCGCAGCACATGGCTATGGCTATGCCCATCACTCCGGACATTCTATCGGTACATCTGTCCATGAATGGCCACGGCTTGTCAGCTATGAAACAGAGCGTTTCCGCAAAGACATGGTTGTGATGGTAGAACCCACCGCCTTCGATCCGGACACTGGCGGCGTGCGGCTCGAATTCATGCTGCATGTGACAGAAAATGGCTGCAAAATGCTAACCGACTTCGAGCATCAGATGGTTATTAGCCACTAG
- a CDS encoding LacI family DNA-binding transcriptional regulator, translated as MSVEASTPRKQRRKGSGVTMADVAAAAGVSMQTVSRALRFPDSVMPEKRKLIQDAIEKTHYVHNLAASHLASHKSNTVAAIIPTLSASVFADTIQHFSDVLHRSGYQIFLGNTDYRMEREEEIIRSLLGRRPDGVFLIGTHHSKRSVALLKRAEIPVVEGWDFTDKPIDRLVGFSNTAAITEMVSHLINTGRRYIVFAGVVRKGDSRAAERRGAFKAAMEQEFPDEKPRITVATEMPIAMASGVDLLRRALAQYPEADAVMFSSDILASGALLETQRIGIKVPQRLAITGFGDFELSRHLLPPLTTVAVPSAEIGRKAGELLLEAMRGETSTNTIVDVGFELKIRASG; from the coding sequence GTGAGCGTTGAAGCCTCAACACCGCGAAAGCAGCGCCGCAAAGGTTCTGGTGTGACCATGGCGGATGTGGCTGCGGCTGCAGGGGTTTCCATGCAGACCGTTTCGCGTGCGTTGCGTTTTCCAGATTCCGTGATGCCTGAAAAGCGGAAGCTTATACAGGATGCAATCGAGAAGACGCATTACGTTCATAATCTCGCGGCCAGCCATCTTGCATCGCATAAAAGCAATACGGTTGCGGCGATTATACCCACACTGTCCGCATCTGTTTTTGCTGACACGATCCAGCATTTTTCCGATGTACTGCATCGGTCCGGTTATCAGATATTTTTAGGCAATACTGATTACCGAATGGAGCGCGAGGAAGAAATCATTCGTAGCCTCCTCGGGCGGCGACCGGATGGGGTTTTTCTGATCGGCACACACCATAGCAAGCGCAGTGTTGCATTGCTCAAACGTGCCGAAATTCCAGTCGTTGAGGGCTGGGATTTTACCGATAAACCGATTGACCGGCTGGTGGGATTTTCCAATACGGCGGCAATCACCGAGATGGTCAGTCATCTGATCAATACGGGTCGGCGCTATATTGTGTTTGCCGGTGTGGTTCGGAAAGGCGACAGCCGTGCTGCCGAACGCCGTGGCGCATTCAAAGCGGCAATGGAGCAAGAGTTTCCGGACGAGAAGCCACGCATCACGGTGGCAACTGAAATGCCGATTGCCATGGCTTCGGGTGTCGATCTTCTGCGACGGGCGTTGGCTCAATATCCGGAAGCCGATGCTGTCATGTTTTCAAGCGATATTCTTGCTTCCGGTGCGCTTCTGGAGACACAGCGCATTGGTATCAAAGTGCCACAACGGCTCGCGATTACAGGCTTTGGCGACTTTGAACTTTCGCGTCATCTGCTGCCGCCATTGACGACGGTTGCAGTACCTTCGGCGGAAATCGGACGGAAGGCGGGTGAGCTTTTACTGGAAGCAATGCGTGGCGAAACATCGACAAACACGATTGTCGATGTCGGTTTCGAACTCAAGATCAGGGCTAGTGGCTAA
- a CDS encoding SDR family NAD(P)-dependent oxidoreductase, producing MTAPSPFSVTGKTILYTGAAGGLGLETTLNFLRAGARVVAIDHDPKKIEELKSKAEVEGHSGLSIHALDLSDLQSLRPELEAISREAGGFDVVINNAAIYPSKPFEDYTLEEMQKVQHINVDAGIVCVQVALPHMREKGWGRIINIASVTAYGGWSLLSPYVQSKGALIGLARAWAREFGTYGITVNAISPGAFPTDAEKIHPDPEGYTKFVLEHQAVKRRGSSRDIASALMFLASDEAGFISGQTLNVDGGWVMH from the coding sequence ATGACCGCACCATCGCCGTTTTCTGTGACAGGCAAAACCATTCTCTACACGGGTGCTGCCGGTGGCCTAGGTCTTGAAACTACGCTCAATTTTCTACGCGCTGGCGCACGGGTTGTGGCTATCGATCATGATCCGAAAAAAATTGAAGAGTTGAAAAGCAAGGCGGAGGTCGAGGGGCATAGCGGACTTTCGATCCATGCGCTCGATCTGTCGGATTTGCAGTCACTCCGCCCTGAATTGGAGGCGATTAGTCGTGAGGCCGGTGGTTTTGATGTCGTAATCAACAATGCTGCGATTTATCCGTCCAAGCCATTTGAAGACTATACACTTGAGGAAATGCAGAAAGTGCAGCACATCAATGTCGATGCGGGCATTGTCTGCGTTCAGGTGGCGCTGCCGCATATGCGTGAAAAGGGGTGGGGTCGTATTATCAATATCGCCAGCGTGACTGCCTATGGCGGCTGGTCGCTCCTTTCGCCTTATGTGCAATCAAAAGGGGCGCTCATTGGGCTTGCACGTGCCTGGGCACGCGAGTTCGGTACCTATGGCATTACCGTCAATGCAATTTCGCCGGGTGCTTTTCCAACAGATGCCGAGAAAATCCACCCCGACCCGGAGGGTTATACGAAATTCGTGCTTGAGCATCAGGCTGTTAAGCGTCGCGGATCGTCGCGGGATATTGCCTCGGCTTTGATGTTTCTTGCCTCTGATGAAGCAGGATTTATCTCCGGGCAGACCTTGAATGTCGATGGCGGATGGGTGATGCATTAA
- a CDS encoding lactonase family protein, with the protein MRKLYLAVGSLNREAPYFQGARGEGLSIFAFDTTTGDASYTCATSSVDNPTFLSVAPDTGVIYANSEVFSWHEGTVSAYRFDAEKGELVYLNKQSAQGSITAHNTVTVDGKFVLVANYAMGSGGPDQSLVALPVLSDGSLGPVSHSVRHEGKLGPVVDRQERSHPHCVVETPEGGMFLSADLGLDEVIAYRLDNDGSFKRVSSVATPPGTGPRHIAQHPDSRFVYVSNELNSTVSLIERDGDEMRLVQILPTVPANFESHGADIHLSPDGRFLYCSNRGHDSITTFRVDQENGSLVEIGHSFTGGATPRNFTLTPDGYWLLVANQNGDCIAIFAIDKETGILTDTGKRIEIGTPVCVRPFYL; encoded by the coding sequence GTGAGGAAGCTTTATCTGGCTGTTGGGTCGCTTAATCGCGAAGCCCCTTATTTTCAGGGTGCGCGTGGCGAGGGTCTTTCCATCTTCGCATTCGATACGACGACAGGAGATGCATCGTATACATGCGCAACATCTTCCGTCGACAATCCAACATTTCTGAGTGTCGCGCCGGATACCGGCGTGATTTATGCAAATTCCGAAGTATTTAGCTGGCACGAGGGAACGGTCAGTGCCTATCGTTTTGATGCTGAAAAGGGTGAACTTGTTTATCTCAACAAGCAAAGTGCCCAAGGCAGCATAACTGCGCATAATACCGTGACAGTGGATGGAAAGTTTGTGCTTGTCGCCAATTATGCGATGGGCTCGGGCGGGCCTGACCAGTCGCTTGTTGCGTTGCCAGTGTTGTCTGACGGCAGCCTCGGGCCGGTTTCACATAGCGTTCGTCACGAGGGCAAGCTTGGGCCTGTCGTCGACCGGCAGGAACGGAGCCACCCGCATTGCGTGGTTGAAACACCGGAAGGCGGCATGTTTCTGTCTGCGGACCTCGGCCTTGATGAAGTCATTGCCTATCGCCTTGATAATGATGGCAGTTTCAAGCGGGTGAGCAGTGTTGCGACGCCACCCGGTACTGGTCCTCGCCATATCGCACAGCATCCCGACAGCCGGTTTGTCTATGTCTCCAACGAACTGAATTCCACGGTTTCGCTCATTGAGCGCGACGGCGATGAGATGCGCCTTGTTCAGATCTTGCCGACAGTGCCAGCGAATTTTGAGTCGCATGGGGCTGATATTCACCTCTCGCCCGATGGTCGCTTTCTTTACTGTTCCAATCGCGGTCATGACTCGATCACCACATTTCGTGTGGATCAGGAGAATGGCAGCCTGGTTGAGATCGGTCACAGCTTTACGGGTGGCGCAACACCGCGTAATTTTACGCTGACACCGGATGGCTACTGGCTTTTGGTCGCTAACCAGAATGGAGATTGCATTGCGATCTTCGCAATCGATAAGGAGACGGGAATTTTGACCGATACGGGCAAACGCATCGAAATAGGCACCCCCGTCTGTGTCAGGCCTTTCTATCTGTGA
- a CDS encoding sugar phosphate isomerase/epimerase, which produces MMQVGIFSGYFPYSLEKTAKKIHALDFNTVQLDMHFKDIDLSAGQITKDKCVKIRETFRDHNLPISCISGYTNIIHPDKAERERRVGYLKEIIRHAQYLGTPYVISETGTYNTESDWVHHPKNKTEEGFEECRKVIADLSQFAYDHGAVFLLETYVNNVVGSVEETVKMFAQVDHPGLGLLMDPTNYFETHNIDRMDEILNQVFDTLSDKIKIGHAKDVKRSGDDKTEKHADIGDADALESHTFRGVGEIELPAPGLGSLNYDLYLKRLAQKHPNIPMIIEHLDEADVPRAKKFLDGKLRAQGL; this is translated from the coding sequence ATGATGCAGGTGGGTATTTTCAGCGGCTATTTCCCTTATTCGCTTGAGAAAACGGCCAAAAAAATCCACGCACTCGACTTCAATACAGTCCAGCTGGATATGCATTTCAAGGATATCGATCTGAGTGCGGGACAGATCACTAAGGACAAATGCGTCAAAATTCGCGAAACATTCCGCGATCATAATCTGCCGATTTCATGCATTTCCGGTTATACGAATATCATTCATCCGGACAAGGCGGAGCGCGAGCGCCGCGTGGGTTATCTCAAAGAGATTATCCGCCACGCGCAATATCTCGGTACGCCTTATGTGATTTCGGAAACCGGTACTTACAACACTGAATCCGACTGGGTTCATCATCCGAAGAACAAGACCGAAGAGGGTTTTGAAGAGTGCCGCAAGGTCATCGCTGATTTGTCGCAATTTGCTTATGACCACGGTGCGGTGTTCCTGCTCGAAACCTATGTGAACAACGTCGTCGGTTCGGTCGAGGAAACGGTGAAAATGTTTGCGCAGGTCGATCATCCAGGGCTTGGCCTGCTGATGGACCCAACCAATTATTTTGAGACGCACAACATCGACCGGATGGATGAAATTCTCAACCAGGTTTTCGATACGTTGAGCGACAAGATCAAGATCGGTCATGCCAAGGACGTCAAGCGCTCAGGCGACGACAAGACGGAAAAGCATGCTGATATCGGTGATGCCGATGCCCTTGAAAGCCATACTTTCCGCGGCGTTGGTGAGATCGAACTGCCGGCCCCGGGTCTCGGTTCGCTGAACTATGACCTTTACCTCAAGCGCCTTGCACAAAAGCATCCGAATATTCCGATGATTATCGAACATCTCGATGAGGCCGATGTGCCACGTGCGAAGAAGTTCCTCGATGGAAAGCTGCGCGCGCAGGGACTTTAA
- a CDS encoding fasciclin domain-containing protein: protein MRFSKQALTVAAIFSVISTAAFAENPNVGGAAMYDNKTIVDNAMNSKDHTTLVAAVKAAGLVDTLKGKGPFTVFAPTNEAFAALPEGTVNTLLKPENKEKLTKVLTCHVVAADAMSKNIAKMIADDKGTHDIKTVGGCLLKAKEAMGKITLTDENGTVAHVTIADVKQSNGVIHVIDKVLLPKM, encoded by the coding sequence ATGCGTTTTTCGAAACAGGCACTCACCGTCGCAGCTATTTTTTCCGTGATCTCTACCGCGGCTTTTGCTGAAAATCCGAACGTCGGCGGAGCCGCAATGTATGACAACAAAACCATTGTCGACAATGCAATGAATTCCAAGGATCATACAACGCTCGTCGCTGCCGTTAAAGCTGCGGGTCTGGTAGATACGCTCAAAGGAAAAGGCCCCTTTACAGTTTTTGCGCCAACCAATGAAGCTTTCGCTGCCTTACCAGAAGGAACAGTCAATACTCTTTTGAAGCCCGAAAACAAAGAAAAGTTAACGAAGGTCCTCACCTGTCACGTTGTTGCCGCTGACGCCATGTCAAAGAATATCGCCAAAATGATAGCCGATGACAAAGGAACACACGACATCAAAACAGTGGGCGGCTGCCTTCTAAAGGCCAAAGAGGCGATGGGAAAGATTACGCTTACCGATGAAAACGGAACTGTTGCTCACGTAACAATAGCAGACGTAAAACAGTCAAACGGAGTAATACACGTTATTGATAAGGTGCTTTTACCCAAAATGTAA
- a CDS encoding LacI family DNA-binding transcriptional regulator, giving the protein MRSTVSDIARIAGVSSATVDRVLNNREGVKERTREIVLEAARNLGYLPGSTPPDAQFADSIRLDFVLPAGTNTFIANLRDEIARQAALQPQVELRLHSVEGFNPNTLARALEGLKGQAQGVGVIALDHPTVREAMRSLAQSGAHIVTIASDILHIPRVGYIGIDNRAAGRLGGYVLGRFLGRSAEGKIALFAGSLSYRGHEEREMGFRRVIAEEFPRLSIVELNEIEDSREKAYSETIALLKRHPGLAGIYNLGAGNQGIGQALMDSGKTDSIIFIGHELTEGTKRLLLNGTMDAVIDQNPRVEARESLAILISSIKGQPFDHHPPRVQVIFKENIPEF; this is encoded by the coding sequence TTGCGTTCCACGGTCAGCGATATTGCCAGAATAGCAGGCGTCTCAAGCGCTACGGTTGATCGCGTTCTAAACAATCGCGAAGGCGTGAAAGAGCGCACACGCGAAATCGTCCTCGAAGCTGCTCGCAATCTTGGCTATCTGCCCGGCAGCACTCCGCCGGACGCGCAGTTTGCCGACAGCATCAGACTCGATTTCGTTCTGCCGGCTGGCACGAACACCTTTATAGCCAATCTGCGTGACGAAATTGCCAGACAGGCCGCGCTACAACCTCAAGTCGAGTTGAGGCTTCACAGTGTCGAAGGCTTCAATCCAAACACGCTTGCGCGTGCGCTTGAAGGCCTCAAAGGACAGGCGCAAGGCGTTGGCGTAATTGCACTGGATCACCCGACGGTGCGCGAAGCCATGCGCTCGCTGGCCCAATCCGGCGCACATATCGTCACCATTGCGTCTGACATTCTGCATATACCGCGCGTCGGTTATATTGGCATCGATAACCGCGCCGCGGGGCGCCTCGGCGGTTATGTTCTCGGTCGTTTTCTTGGCCGCTCGGCAGAAGGCAAGATTGCGCTGTTTGCCGGTTCGCTTTCCTATCGTGGCCATGAAGAGCGTGAGATGGGCTTTCGCCGTGTTATCGCGGAGGAGTTTCCGCGTCTCAGTATCGTCGAACTAAACGAAATCGAAGACAGCCGCGAAAAGGCTTATTCAGAGACCATAGCTTTGCTTAAACGCCACCCCGGCCTTGCAGGTATCTATAATCTCGGTGCAGGCAATCAAGGTATCGGGCAGGCGTTGATGGATTCAGGCAAAACAGATTCCATTATTTTCATCGGGCATGAACTGACCGAAGGCACCAAACGACTTCTGTTGAATGGCACGATGGATGCCGTCATTGACCAGAATCCGCGCGTGGAAGCGCGCGAGTCATTGGCGATTTTGATAAGCAGTATCAAAGGTCAACCTTTCGATCATCATCCACCACGCGTCCAAGTGATATTTAAGGAAAACATTCCAGAATTTTAG